Genomic DNA from uncultured Methanospirillum sp.:
AAAGCGGTAATCTGACTGGCAGTAGCATCGTAATGACCGAGTGTTTACACTCAGTACATATCAACATTGTGATCCCCGATCAGGTATTTCCTTTTAAACCGGACTAATTGATAAAATATAAGAATACAATCAAGTTTTTGCTCTCTGGGTACCGGACAGAGAACAGATCACATGTCTGAATTGGATGCATCTCCGGCGACCCTGAATACCGTGGAATCCTGCAGGTCTGGAAAAGCACACTCATCCAGTATTATACATCGTACCCATTGGCAATCCTGTTACCTTTCATACACCAGGTATCAACCGGTCATCTGTCTGATAGAAATAGACCACGACCATACTGAATTGTAAGACTTACAGAGTTTCCCTCAAACATTCATAGCAATGGAATGGGGGATTACTGAACCGGTATACCGCGTATCCGGAAAATCCGGGCAGACCCATAACTCAAAGAGGAACTAATATGCGAACCCTGTTTGATACGACCAGAATTGGATCAATAACACTCAAAAACCGCTTTATCAGATCAGCCACATGGGAGTCGATGGCTGATCTGACCGGTCGTCCGACCAGACAACTGGTGGATCTCTATGAAGAACTTGCACTTGGAGGGGTCGGGATGATAATTACCGGGGCAACAACAATTGTTCCTGACCCGACTGGTCTTCCAGGAATGATGAGCATAGCTGATGATACACATATTCCCGAATACCTGGAGATGACCTCAAAGATCCATCGTCACGGTGTCCCGGTTATTATGCAGATAACGTATGTTGGAAGAGGCGGGACGTGGACAACTCCTGTCGATCTTTCAGAGATCGAACTGCGAGACCTCACAATATTTTATGCCGATGCAGCTGAGCGTGCACAGAAGGCAGGATTTGACGGGATACAGATCCATGCAGGACATGGATACTTCCTGAGCCAGTTCCAGAACTCAAGGAAAAATAAACGGACTGACAGATACGGTGGTGAGGTATCAAACAGGGCCAGGTTCATCCTTGAGATGTATGATATAGTCCGTTCACGGGTTGGGAATGATTTCGGAGTATTCATAAAGATCAATTGTGGTGATTTCGAGGATGAGGATGACAGAGTCTTTGAAACCTGTCGTTATACCTGCAGCCAGCTTTCAGAGAGAAAGATAGATGGAATCGAGGTAACCGGCGGTGCAGGAAACGGTCTGCCCCTCCCTCCCAGGGGTAAGTACGAGGAGTCGGTCCTTAGGGATTTTGCAGCCATGATAGCAGAAGAGGTTGAGATTCCGGTGATGATGGTGGGTATGAACAGGGATTTCACCCTCATGTCAGAACTCCTGGAAAAGACGAAGATATCGTACTTTTCCATGTCACGCCCATTTATCAGGGAACCTGATCTCATCATGACATGGAAAAACCATCAGGAGTACAAATCTGCCTGCACCTCATGTAACGCATGTAGAAAGCAGGATATCATCAGATGTCCCTTCAGATCAGTTCCGGAAAAATAGATTCCTGATTTAACAGGATGATGAAACAGGAAAATCTTCTCCGGGCTTATAGTAAGGATCAGTCAGGAGCAGGAACTTCATCTCTGATGATGCTGTCATTTCCTGCACAGCCTTGGGGGGAATGTAAAACATATCCCCTGCGTGAACCTCGTGCGGGACACATCCGATTGTAACGTTCCCAGACCCGTCAAGAATATACCCAATCTCTCCTCCGGTAAGGTAGTGGGAACCGATTGAATGCTCTGCCGGAAGCGAAACAACAGCCAGATCATATGAGAGGGGAAGAGAATCACCATTAGTATCAAGAGTCCGGATTACACTGAAACCGGTGTTACCAGTCTCATTTCCTAATGAAACAGGCTTTACCTCATCGGGAGACTTCTTGTACATACTCTGATCCTTTGTATCCTGTACCTGAACAGGTGATGAAAGGACCGTGATGAATGTAAGGGACTCAGTTCCAACGTTTTCTACATTAAACAGGGATCCTTGTGGAACGACAATGGTATCACCGAATTTTGCATTTACAGACGAGGTATCAGCCGAGACCCTGGCATCTCCGGAGATCAGGTATAGTGCTTCCGGCGCAGGATTGGCTCCATCAGGTGAGTATACAGCTCCTGGACGTACCTGAATGATCCTGACAGATGCAGGTGTTCCGTTTGAACCGGCCTGGTTCAGCAGATGAAGGATATCAGCACCTGAAGAATTCTCTGAAAGGTTACCATTAATATCACTGGAAGAAATAACGACTCCGGGTTCGTTCCCGATATTTTCGGGTTCTGCAATAACTGTTTGAAAAGAAAGAATGACTACAAGAATTGTAATAATTCCTGCAGAAATATGCTTCAGATCCATACGAATAATACTGACTGAAATCTATTAACCTTCACTGATGAAACTGCTAACATGGGTATTTCATTTCGCTCTTTTGAGTTGCCCAGACCATAGGGAACTGCCAATGGACAGTATAGTATGAGCCAGATGAGACACAGGGAGTACCGATGAAGATAGCAGTAGCAGGAAAAGGAGGAGTGGGAAAGACGTTCATTGCCGGAACACTTGCCTGTACGTTCGCCTCCAGGGGCCTGAAGACCATTGCGATCGATGCTGATACATCACCCAACCTGGCCCTCACTCTGGGAATGACTCCGGAGGAGGCCAACCGGATTCTTCCGATCGCTGAAAACCAGAGTCTCATTAATGAGAAGACAAAAACAGATTACCCTGGTGTTTTCAGAATATCCTACACGGTTGACGATATCGTATCATCCCAGGCCGTCTCCACCCCATGCGGGGTACAACTCCTGGTCATGGGGATGGTCAGGGTAATGGGAGCCGGATGTGCATGCCCGGCACACAATCTCGTCCGTACACTGCTCTCCCATCTCATCATCGAACGAAAAGAGGTCCTGATCATGGATATGGAGGCAGGAGTCGAACATCTTGGCAGGGGAACCGCGAAGAACGTCGATATCCTGCTTATTGTCACCGATACACATCAGGCATCACTGGTAACAGCAGGAAGGATTGCAGACCTTGCACGGCCGGCAGGAATACCTGAAATTGCATATGTCGCAAACAGGGTGACAGGTTCAGAGTCGGAGGCATTAATCCGGGAGTCTGCCCAGACCCACGGAGTTCAGGTCATGGCATACGTGCCGTTTGATCAGGACATTCTCAGGGCGGGGATGGAGGGAAAACCCGTGGCAACCGAGAACAAATACACAGCCGTGGCCGAGGTACAGTCTCTCGCTACGAGACTGGAACACAATTTTCTGTCTGCCTGACCTTCTAGTATGCTATGAAGATTATTGTCACCATGGGCCGGGGAGGCACAGGAAAAACCAGTTTTGTCACCCTGATGGCAGATTATTTTATCAGGAAAGGGGACGCCCCTCTGCTCCTTGTTGATCTGGATCCTGATCAGAACCTTGGTGAGATGATCGGAGTTGACCTTGAAGCAGAAGGAAGAAAGACTGTTGCCGAACTGTTAGAGGATACATTCATCGGAAAAGGCGGAACAACAATAGGAGTTGCTCCCTCTGAAAGAATTGAGCACAGAATATGGAGGGACGGGCTTTATGAAGGAAAAGACTTTGATTTTCTCGCACTTGGCACCAAATGGATCGAAGGATGCTATTGTATGCCGGATGCAGCCCTGCGTGATGCCCTGTCCCGGCTCACAAAGCAGTATAAATATGTCCTGATTGATGCTCCCGGGGGCCTTGAACACCTGAATCGCAGGGTTACAGCCGATGTGGACGAGATATTCGATGTAATCGGCCCTTCAAGCAAATCATTTGCCCACCTGCTCAGGGCAAAGCGGGTGGCAGAGGAGTCAGGAATTCACTGGAGAAACTTCTCAAGCATCGGGGGGTTTTTGTTCCCTGAAGACCTTGCTTCGCGTGCGAAAGAGATCAGTGAGATCCGGTACCTTGGGAAGATCGCAAATGATGAAGCGGTCTCAAAACGTGTTATCGATGGTCTTCCGCTAATAGGGCTATCACCGGATCTTCCTGGGCCTGATTCAGTCAGAAAGATACTGGAAACAGCAGGATATTAAGAATTCAAGGATATCTGGGAAATTTTTTGAGGTTCTTTTAACGTATCGTGGCCTGAAAAAAGAGAAGAAACAATTTATAATATTGCCCCTCTAATTACTAGAGAAATTTTTTTTCTAGTCATTACGTCTTCTTGCCTCACTCCTCAATCGATCATCATATATAGCGTGTGCGGTGGAAGAAAATTTCCGAGTGCAGCAGCAGATATATATTTTCACAGGGCAAACAGGTATTAGTTGATGCCCAGAGTATCAGCATAAATTGTAGGAGTACTGTAATGAAATTCGGATACATCGCAACTATTGCACTGGTTGCCCTCGTGGCAATCGTCGGTTTTGCAGCAGCAGACCGTCTTCCAAACGCAACCCCTGAGAACCAGGTCTTCTCTATTGACACCGTCATCGACGCCACTGGTGCAGTCGACGACAAGTCAACCATGTCCTGGGTCATCGCCGGTCCAGGCGCAATCCCAACCGGAATCCTTGGAGCAGGACAGACAATCTCTGACGTCACCTACAAGGATGCAATCCTGACCAACGGCGGTAAGCTCGCAGAGAACAAGAACTTCGACTTCAGCTCAAAGAACCAGGAATCTGGTCTCTACAACATTGAGTCACAGAAGGTTCTGACCTACGCAAGCACCGAGGGTGCACACCTGGTCGGCGAAGAGGAGTACACCCTTTCAGTCGCAGGTAACTACGACACTGGTGAGGACAACATCCGTTGTGTCTTCTCAACCAACCATGGCGGCATTCTCCCGGCATTCTGTAACATCGTCTCTGCAAAGAGCAGCCTTGTTAACGTGAACAGCGCACAGGTCTCAACCAAGGGCCAGATCCGTGCAGTTGCAGATTCCGCTGATGTTCCAGCAGGTCTGAACTACCAGATCGCTGTTACCCCTGATGCAAACTCCGGCAGCGGATTTGCAGAGGGTACCGTCAAGACCGTCTTCGCAGGCAGCATCATGGAAGCCCGCGACGGTGGCGACGACAACTACAACTCAGCAACCGCAACCTGGAACAAGACCTCTGCAACCAACAGCTGGAAAGACAACACCGAAGTCACCGGCGGCATCAAGACCATGCAGAAGGCCTTTGCATACCAGTCCGGATTCAGAGTATAATCTCTGAAACCCTAATTTTTCCTTTTTTTCTGTTTACAGTTCGTTTCGATCTTTTCCCGCAATATTCCTTCAACCATACCTCACACCACAGGGTATACGCTAATTAACTCCAGTCCTCCTATTGTATATCAGAATACACCGGCAGATGACTGTGAACAGGAAAAACGTTACACTTACCCTGGATGAGTTAAAATCCAACACCGGATCACTCAAAAAACTTCAGGTATCCATAGGATCATTGCGCGGCGAAGAATGGGATGAAGAGCCAGGGCAGACCCCGATGCCTTCACACACCGATCTCAGGAACTGGGATCGGATGCTTCTCTCCAGATATAAACCATTATATCTCCCGTTCTGTGACCTTTGCTGCCTATGTACCTATGGTAAGTGCGATCTTTCTGGAGGGAAGAAAGGTGCCTGTGGGATCGGAATGGAGGCACAACAGTCAAGAATTGTGCTTCTTGCAGCCTGTATCGGTGCTGCAACCCACATCAGTCATGCCCGTCATCTTGTGACACATCTCATCGAACAATTTGGCAGGCGCAAGCCCCTTGATATTGGTGGTGACTCGATCGATACCGAGGCACCGATCATACGGCTCGTCTGCGGGATCAAGCCCGGGACACTTGGTGACCTTGAGATCGTCCTTGACTACTGCGAACGCCAGGTAACCGAGCTCCTTGCTGCTGCCCATACGGGACAGGAAGGGGATGCTATTGACTTTGAGTCCAAGGTGTTCCATGCCGGTACCATGGACCACGTAGGACTTGAGGTTGCAGACATAGCCCAGATTTCTGCATTCTCATTTCCAAAAGCAGATCCTGATGCATCACTGGTTGAACTCGGACTTGGAACCGTTGACTCAACAAAGCCGGTCATCCTCGTTGTCGGCCACAATGTTCCCCCTGCAATCGGGATTATCGATTATACACGTGAGCAGAACCTGAGTGGAGCGATTGAGATCACCGGGATCTGCTGCACGGCCATTGACCTGACCCGGTACGATCCGAACGCGAAGATCATCGGTCCGATATCATGGCAGCTCCGCTACATCAGGAGTGGTGTACCTGATGTGATCGTGGTGGATGAACAATGTGTCAGGGCAGACCTTCTCGATGAGGCCCAAAAGATCAATGCACCACTTATCGCAACCAGTTCCATGAACTGTTCAGGTCTTCCTGACCGGACAGATGATGAACCAGAAGAGATCATTGCAGATCTTGTAAGTGGAAAGACACCCGGCATTCTCATTCTTGATCCTGAAAAGGTTGGAGAGGTTGCAGTCAGAACCGCGATGGCAGTGATGAATACCCGTAAAAAAATCAGGGCTATTCCCACACCAGAAGAACTGATCGAGCTGGCAAAACAGTGCGGTGGTTGTCAGGAGTGTTCAAGGGTCTGTCCTGCCGGATTGCCTCTTGCCATCGTAATGCAGCAGGCTGGACAGGGAGATCCATCAGCACTTGCATCCCTCTATGACACCTGTATCGGGTGCGGGAAGTGCGAGGACGCCTGCTTAAAAGAGATACCGGTTCATAGCGCTATTCTCTCTGCTGCGGACAGCCAGATCCAGGGCGAGCGATTTAATGTCAGGGCTGGTCGCGGTGCCATCCAGGATATCGAGATCAGGGAGGTAGGCGGACCCATTGTTCTTGGTGAGATTCCCGGTGTCGTCGCGTTTGTAGGTTGTGCAAATTATCCAAATGGGGCAGCAGAAGTAGCAGAGATGGCACGGGAGTTTGCCCGCAGGAGGTATATCGTCGTTACTTCAGGATGCTCTGCAATGGCTATCGGGATGCACCGGAATGAAGACGGGCAGACTCCGTACGAAGAGTTTCACGGCAGGTTTGATGCAGGAGGGATCGTGAACGTCGGGTCCTGTGTCTCAAATGCCCACATCGCAGGAGCAACAATAAAGATTGCAAGCATCTTTGCAAAGCGGAAACTTCGTGGAAATTACGAAGAGATTGCTGATTACGTGTACAACCGGGTCGGGGCAGTCGGGATTGCATGGGGAGCGATGTCGCAGAAGGCGGCAGCTATCGCTGCAGGATTCTGGCGACTTGGTATTCCGGTTATCGTGGGTCCACATGGATCAAAGTACAGACGTATGCTCCTTGGGAGAAAGGATAAGCCTGAAGACTGGTTCGTGTATGACTCGCGAACCGGTGAGAAGGTGCAGGTGGGACCTGTGCCAGAACACCTCTTCATCGCAGCAGAGACTCCAGAAGAGGCAATGACTCTGGCTGCAAAACTCTGCATGAGGCCGAACGATACATCCCGGGGAAGATCGATGAAACTGACCAATTATATCGATCTCTATAAACGTCTCTATGACCGGATGCCTGATGACATCAACCTCTTTGTCAGGTCGCAGGCAGATGTCCCGGTCACAATGAAAGAGCAGATACTTCCTATTCTTAAGGAGAAGGGATACACTGAAAAATCGATCCCAGACCCGACAATACTGAAATCACAGATCAGGACTGCAAAGGAGTAAGAAAATGGCAGGGGATGATGCGTGGATACGGGCAGAGATGGGAGGAACATCCCGTGCATCAGTTATCGGGAAACCTGAAGTTGTTGTTGCACTGCTCAGGCGGGCAAATCGACCATTGTTCATCGTCGGTCATGAGGTCGCCGAAGGTCCCGACGGTGAAGTGCTTTCCGTATTCATCGAGGTAGTCTCCCGGCTTAGAGACATTCCGGTGATAGGCACATCACCTGTTGTCAAAGATCTTATGAAACATGGGATCAGGATAACGGCAGTAATGGGAGGGATGGAGGCAGCCGACCGGCTCAGAGACCCGGAGTGGAAAGGATGTGACGGTATGAGCCCGTATGATCTGATTCTTATTGCCGGCATTCCCTACTCGTTCTGTTGGACGATTCTTTCAGGGATCAGAAACTCGGCGCCGGGTCTTAAAACCATCATCCTGGACAGGAAGTACCAGCCTCATGCATCCTGGTCATTCGGGAACATGGCTGCAGGTCCATGGAAGGAACAACTGCAGGCAGTTATGACTCTGCTTGAGGAGGACAAGCATGTTTGAAGATATTCCGGTAGAGGTCGGCCTGGTCTTTGAAGGCGAGCGGATCAGAAAAGAGGATATGCAGGTCGAACTCGGGGGGCCGAAGGTCGATCAGAAGTTCGAGATTGTGCTGGTCA
This window encodes:
- a CDS encoding NADH:flavin oxidoreductase — its product is MRTLFDTTRIGSITLKNRFIRSATWESMADLTGRPTRQLVDLYEELALGGVGMIITGATTIVPDPTGLPGMMSIADDTHIPEYLEMTSKIHRHGVPVIMQITYVGRGGTWTTPVDLSEIELRDLTIFYADAAERAQKAGFDGIQIHAGHGYFLSQFQNSRKNKRTDRYGGEVSNRARFILEMYDIVRSRVGNDFGVFIKINCGDFEDEDDRVFETCRYTCSQLSERKIDGIEVTGGAGNGLPLPPRGKYEESVLRDFAAMIAEEVEIPVMMVGMNRDFTLMSELLEKTKISYFSMSRPFIREPDLIMTWKNHQEYKSACTSCNACRKQDIIRCPFRSVPEK
- a CDS encoding cupin domain-containing protein, which encodes MDLKHISAGIITILVVILSFQTVIAEPENIGNEPGVVISSSDINGNLSENSSGADILHLLNQAGSNGTPASVRIIQVRPGAVYSPDGANPAPEALYLISGDARVSADTSSVNAKFGDTIVVPQGSLFNVENVGTESLTFITVLSSPVQVQDTKDQSMYKKSPDEVKPVSLGNETGNTGFSVIRTLDTNGDSLPLSYDLAVVSLPAEHSIGSHYLTGGEIGYILDGSGNVTIGCVPHEVHAGDMFYIPPKAVQEMTASSEMKFLLLTDPYYKPGEDFPVSSSC
- a CDS encoding P-loop NTPase; protein product: MKIAVAGKGGVGKTFIAGTLACTFASRGLKTIAIDADTSPNLALTLGMTPEEANRILPIAENQSLINEKTKTDYPGVFRISYTVDDIVSSQAVSTPCGVQLLVMGMVRVMGAGCACPAHNLVRTLLSHLIIERKEVLIMDMEAGVEHLGRGTAKNVDILLIVTDTHQASLVTAGRIADLARPAGIPEIAYVANRVTGSESEALIRESAQTHGVQVMAYVPFDQDILRAGMEGKPVATENKYTAVAEVQSLATRLEHNFLSA
- a CDS encoding AAA family ATPase, with amino-acid sequence MKIIVTMGRGGTGKTSFVTLMADYFIRKGDAPLLLVDLDPDQNLGEMIGVDLEAEGRKTVAELLEDTFIGKGGTTIGVAPSERIEHRIWRDGLYEGKDFDFLALGTKWIEGCYCMPDAALRDALSRLTKQYKYVLIDAPGGLEHLNRRVTADVDEIFDVIGPSSKSFAHLLRAKRVAEESGIHWRNFSSIGGFLFPEDLASRAKEISEIRYLGKIANDEAVSKRVIDGLPLIGLSPDLPGPDSVRKILETAGY
- the cdhA gene encoding CO dehydrogenase/acetyl-CoA synthase complex subunit alpha; amino-acid sequence: MNRKNVTLTLDELKSNTGSLKKLQVSIGSLRGEEWDEEPGQTPMPSHTDLRNWDRMLLSRYKPLYLPFCDLCCLCTYGKCDLSGGKKGACGIGMEAQQSRIVLLAACIGAATHISHARHLVTHLIEQFGRRKPLDIGGDSIDTEAPIIRLVCGIKPGTLGDLEIVLDYCERQVTELLAAAHTGQEGDAIDFESKVFHAGTMDHVGLEVADIAQISAFSFPKADPDASLVELGLGTVDSTKPVILVVGHNVPPAIGIIDYTREQNLSGAIEITGICCTAIDLTRYDPNAKIIGPISWQLRYIRSGVPDVIVVDEQCVRADLLDEAQKINAPLIATSSMNCSGLPDRTDDEPEEIIADLVSGKTPGILILDPEKVGEVAVRTAMAVMNTRKKIRAIPTPEELIELAKQCGGCQECSRVCPAGLPLAIVMQQAGQGDPSALASLYDTCIGCGKCEDACLKEIPVHSAILSAADSQIQGERFNVRAGRGAIQDIEIREVGGPIVLGEIPGVVAFVGCANYPNGAAEVAEMAREFARRRYIVVTSGCSAMAIGMHRNEDGQTPYEEFHGRFDAGGIVNVGSCVSNAHIAGATIKIASIFAKRKLRGNYEEIADYVYNRVGAVGIAWGAMSQKAAAIAAGFWRLGIPVIVGPHGSKYRRMLLGRKDKPEDWFVYDSRTGEKVQVGPVPEHLFIAAETPEEAMTLAAKLCMRPNDTSRGRSMKLTNYIDLYKRLYDRMPDDINLFVRSQADVPVTMKEQILPILKEKGYTEKSIPDPTILKSQIRTAKE
- a CDS encoding carbon monoxide dehydrogenase beta subunit family protein encodes the protein MAGDDAWIRAEMGGTSRASVIGKPEVVVALLRRANRPLFIVGHEVAEGPDGEVLSVFIEVVSRLRDIPVIGTSPVVKDLMKHGIRITAVMGGMEAADRLRDPEWKGCDGMSPYDLILIAGIPYSFCWTILSGIRNSAPGLKTIILDRKYQPHASWSFGNMAAGPWKEQLQAVMTLLEEDKHV